One stretch of Elephas maximus indicus isolate mEleMax1 chromosome 22, mEleMax1 primary haplotype, whole genome shotgun sequence DNA includes these proteins:
- the TUG1 gene encoding taurine up-regulated 1: MCCCRCRCRRRRRRRHRHEPGRPRAALSATTTATALSPLVHSSGRLAHSPTPQAPEASVAHSANERAVAPPAPALMRCFLIGGQLVPHKQYRGRAKRRSRDELEEALARPPPLPGLVGRRSGRAVDRAIGWRLFLLLWHPALGAQARPPRRAPGGRWRSRRVFLLVRRTRAAAYAFAIRRGVVRVVGGGGQLLRPAPGEAAAGFGAAGEAGVSGAGLEAWRHPSGPARTQLGGQEEAGGWLVVGFLLCLFLLMPP; this comes from the exons ATGTGCTGttgccgctgccgctgccgccgccgccgccgccgccgccaccgccacgAGCCCGGCCGCCCGCGCGCCGCGCTGT CCGCCACCACCACAGCCACTGCTTTGTCTCCGCTAGTGCACAGCTCCGGTCGCCTCGCGCACTCCCCGACGCCCCAAGCCCCCGAGGCCTCCGTGGCTCATTCGGCCAATGAGAGAGCCGTAGCTCCTCCCGCCCCCGCCTTGATGCGCTGCTTCCTGATTGGCGGGCAACTCGTCCCCCAT AAACAGTACCGGGGGCGGGCCAAGCGACGCAGCCGGGACG AACTCGAAGAAGCCCTGGCGcgccctccccccctccccggtCTGGTAGGGCGAAGGAGCGGGCGCGCGGTCGATCGAGCGATCGGTTGGCGGCTCTTCCTCCTGCTCTGGCATCCAGCTCTTGGGGCGCAGGCCCGGCCGCCGCGGCGCGCGCCCGGTGGCCGTTGGCGCTCGCGCCGCGTCTTTCTTCTCGTACGCAGAACTCGGGCCGCGGCCTATGCGTTTGCGATTCGACGAGGAGTCGTCCGGGTGGTCGGCGGCGGCGGGCAGCTGCTCCGCCCTGCTCCCGGGGAGGCGGCGGCGGGATTTGGCGCGGCCGGGGAGGCGGGGGTGTCTGGAGCCGGCCTGGAGGCCTGGCGCCACCCCTCGGGGCCTGCAAGGACCCAGTTGGGGGGGCAGGAGGAAGCTGGGGGATGGTTGGTGGTGggctttttgctttgcctttttctcCTTATGCCGCCTTAG